One window from the genome of [Mycobacterium] stephanolepidis encodes:
- a CDS encoding GNAT family N-acetyltransferase: MDGSESSTTVADAPDYHRFEIAADGERAGFTEYLDTALSDTEVQIFYHTEVDEKFGGRGLAGTLVESALTSTRSTGRRIVPVCPYVRKFVGKHHEFDDIVDPVTPEALAAVEARQG, from the coding sequence ATGGACGGATCCGAATCCAGCACCACGGTCGCCGACGCACCCGATTACCACCGATTTGAGATAGCGGCAGACGGTGAACGCGCGGGCTTCACCGAATACCTGGATACCGCGCTGAGCGACACAGAGGTGCAAATTTTCTATCACACGGAGGTCGACGAGAAGTTCGGCGGCCGCGGCCTCGCCGGGACACTCGTCGAGTCGGCCCTGACATCCACACGATCCACCGGGCGCAGGATCGTCCCGGTATGCCCGTACGTCCGGAAGTTCGTCGGCAAGCATCATGAGTTCGACGACATCGTCGACCCGGTGACACCGGAAGCGCTGGCCGCGGTCGAGGCCCGCCAGGGATGA
- a CDS encoding carboxymuconolactone decarboxylase family protein, translating to MTAKRVYIDKQTPSVYQGLTKTAAELRTRATEAGLSRTTLELVNIRVSQLNRCLFCLDLHTRIALEEGESAQRIAVLPVWQEAELFTDVERAALTIAEAVTEVTTAHLTDEQYAAAREHLSDDQVSVLVWSAIMINTFNRISILSRHPIKRR from the coding sequence ATGACCGCGAAGCGCGTCTACATCGACAAGCAGACTCCATCGGTCTACCAAGGGCTGACCAAGACCGCTGCCGAACTCCGCACCCGGGCCACCGAGGCCGGGCTCTCGCGAACAACGTTGGAGTTGGTGAATATTCGCGTATCCCAACTCAATCGGTGCCTGTTCTGTCTCGATCTGCACACCAGGATCGCGCTCGAGGAAGGCGAGTCAGCACAGCGGATCGCGGTGCTGCCGGTGTGGCAAGAGGCCGAGTTGTTCACCGATGTCGAGCGCGCGGCCCTGACGATCGCCGAAGCCGTGACGGAGGTCACCACCGCCCACCTCACCGATGAGCAGTACGCCGCCGCCCGGGAGCACCTCTCCGACGATCAGGTATCGGTGCTGGTCTGGTCGGCCATCATGATCAACACGTTCAATCGGATCTCGATTCTGAGCCGCCACCCGATCAAGCGGCGCTGA